One segment of Theobroma cacao cultivar B97-61/B2 chromosome 9, Criollo_cocoa_genome_V2, whole genome shotgun sequence DNA contains the following:
- the LOC18588883 gene encoding uncharacterized protein LOC18588883, with protein MLCFRSNPCALFLLFFFSLFLFRHEVTSEASNVRTLHISGYYKSFVFGEREHTEMLPWKKIERRNLAEGSEGDNSSLILAGERTRRRDPLDNFKKYTGGWNISNEHYWASVGFTAAPFFAIAAVWFVIFALCLFIICIRHCCCRLDNYGYSRTAYALSLILLILFTIAAIVGCVVLYTGQGKFHASTTNTLDYAVNKADVTAESLRNVSDYLSAAKKISVDSVFLAPDVQKSIDDIEKKINSSATTLSTQTGDNKDKIQNGLDSMRLALIIVAAVMLFLAFLGFLFSILGLQFLVYTLVILGWILVAGTFILCGVFHLLHNVVGDACVAMDQWVQNPTAHTALDDILPCVDNATAQETLLRTKNVSYQLVNVVNGVLNNVANKNFPPALAPLYYNQSGPLVPVLCNPFNSNLTNRQCASGEVDLYRSSEVWRNYTCQVSSSGICSTPGRLTPQFYTQMLSAVNVSYALYRYGPFLVNLQDCTFVRDTFTDISHEYCPGLRRYSQWIYIGLVLVSAAVMLSLIFWVIYARERRHRVYTKQYDARSEGLDKGR; from the exons ATGTTGTGTTTCAGATCAAACCCATGTGcattgtttcttcttttctttttctctttgtttctGTTCAGACATGAAGTAACGTCTGAAGCTTCAAATGTCAGAACCTTACACATCTCAG gGTATTATAAAAGTTTTGTCTTCGGGGAGAGAGAGCACACTGAAATGTTACCGTGGAAGAAGATAGAAAGGAGGAACCTTGCAGAGGGAAGTGAAGGAGACAACTCATCTTTGATTTTGGCTGGAGAAAGGACTCGTAGGAGGGACCCTCTTGATAATTTCAAGAAGTACACCGGTGGCTGGAATATCAGTAATGAACACTATTGGGCT TCTGTGGGTTTTACGGCGGCTCCTTTCTTTGCCATTGCTGCAGTCTGGTTTGTGATATTTGCGCTATGCTTGTTCATCATATGTATCCGTCATTGTTGTTGTCGACTAGATAATTATGGCTACTCTCGGACAGCTTATGCACTATCTCTCATTCTCCTCATACTCTTCACCATTGCTGCAAT TGTTGGGTGTGTTGTGCTGTACACTGGCCAGGGAAAATTTCATGCCAGTACAACAAACACACTGGACTATGCCGTTAATAAGGCAGATGTTACTGCTGAAAGCCTCAGGAATGTGTCAGATTATCTTTCTGCAGCTAAGAAAATTAGTGTGGATTCCGTTTTTCTGGCACCAGACGTCCAGAAAAGCATTGATGATATTGAAAAGAAGATCAACTCTTCTGCTACCACTCTTTCCACTCAAACTGGCGATAATAAAGACAAAATTCAAAATGGTTTGGACAGCAT GAGATTGGCCCTTATAATTGTTGCTGCTGTGATGCTTTTTTTGGCATTTCTTGGATTCT TATTCTCCATTCTCGGATTGCAGTTTCTGGTGTACAC GCTGGTGATCCTTGGGTGGATTCTTGTTGCAGGCACATTTATTTTGTGTGGAGTATTTCATCTCCTCCACAA TGTGGTTGGAGATGCCTGCGTTGCAATGGATCAATGGGTCCAGAATCCTACTGCCCATACTGCATTAGATGACATTCTGCCCTGTGTGGACAACGCAACAGCCCAAGAGACCTTGTTACGAACCAAGAATGTCAGTTACCAACTTGTGAATGTCGTGAATGGTGTCCTCAATAATGttgcaaacaaaaattttccaCCAGCATTGGCACCTTTATATTACAATCAATCTGGTCCATTGGTGCCAGTTCTTTGCAACCCGTTTaattctaatctcacaaatcGGCAGTGTGCATCTGGCGAGGTTGACTTGTATAGATCCTCGGAG GTTTGGAGGAACTATACCTGTCAGGTTTCATCCTCTGGGATTTGTTCTACACCTGGGCGGCTGACCCCTCAATTTTACACTCAGATGTTATCTGCAGTGAATGTCAGTTATGCTTTGTATCGCTATGGTCCATTCCTCGTAAATCTGCAAGACTGCACTTTTGTGCGTGATACATTCACAGACATCAGTCATGAATATTGTCCTGGTCTGCGGCGCTATAGTCAATGGATCTACATTGGATTAGTACTTGTATCTGCTGCTGTGATGCTGTCATTGATCTTCTGGGTAATCTATGCAAGAGAGAGAAGACATCGTGTTTACACTAAACAGTACGATGCTAGATCAGAAGGCCTAGACAAGGGTCGATGA